The DNA sequence TCGGGTTCGTGCTGCGCGACCTGGCCCGCCGGCGCATCGCGGTGCGGGTCTTCCGCTCGGACGGGTCCGAACTGCAGGGGACGATCGATCGCGCGGGTGCGGATCACCTGGACCTCGCGCTGCATGACGCGGGCACCGCCCGGACGATCGCCGCTGTACGGGACTTCCGCGTCGTACCCTTCGCGGCCCTGGACTCCGTGCAGATCGCCGGAGATCACATGCCGTGAGCGCGAGAGGTACCCCACACCTCGGGGAAGCTCGCCTCGTTCGCCTGGCGCCAGAGCGCCATACGTCGTGCCTCCTCCGACTGCTCCGCGAGGTACTCGGTGAGACTCGTCTCCTCGACGCGCCAGCGAGCCGGGGACCCGAGACGCGATCCGCGCAGTCGCCCCTGATAGACGAGCTCGATCACCTCGTCGATCTCGATGGAGAGCAGCTCGGCGACCTGCGCCGGCGCGAGGAAGCGCACAGCGGGCGGAGTCGAGTCGGGCATGCCCCCATTCTCCTCCCGGCGCACGGACCCGCCACGAACACCGTCACGCTGTGGATAACTCCGGGTCGACACCGCGCGGATCTGTGAGCATGGCCCGCATGAACTCACACCCTCGGCCTCGTCGCGCGTTCTGGGGCGACGTCCGCTTCCTCGTCGGTCTCGGCATGATCGCGGCGTCGCTCGCCGGCGTCTGGCTGGTGGTCTCCTCGGCGGGCGCGACCACGCCGGTGCTGCAGGCCACGCGCACGATCGTCGAAGGAGAAGCCGTCGGGTCCGACGACTTCCAGGTCGTCGAGGTGAACCTGAGCTCGCTCACCGACCGCTATCTCGCGCCCCAGGACCTGGACGGCGGGTCCGTGGCATCCCGCACCCTCGCCGCCGACGAACTCGTCCCGGACTCCGCTGTCGCGGACGCCGAGAGCCGGCGCACGACCACGATCGTGATCGAGACGGGCACCGC is a window from the Microbacterium sp. LWO14-1.2 genome containing:
- a CDS encoding helix-turn-helix domain-containing protein — protein: MPDSTPPAVRFLAPAQVAELLSIEIDEVIELVYQGRLRGSRLGSPARWRVEETSLTEYLAEQSEEARRMALWRQANEASFPEVWGTSRAHGM
- a CDS encoding SAF domain-containing protein produces the protein MNSHPRPRRAFWGDVRFLVGLGMIAASLAGVWLVVSSAGATTPVLQATRTIVEGEAVGSDDFQVVEVNLSSLTDRYLAPQDLDGGSVASRTLAADELVPDSAVADAESRRTTTIVIETGTAVPGGVAVGSPVELWQSRMPEDGAAPEPPSILVDAATVASVVEDEGVLASSDAGVELVIERSDVAAVLAAITGGANLSIVPIGTAR